Below is a window of Nicotiana tabacum cultivar K326 chromosome 19, ASM71507v2, whole genome shotgun sequence DNA.
aattatgcgcctggttctgaactgatatgtttatcgtatagaatatattttaaattactatctacgttaaaccccagatgtaaattatatgatacatctgatcagactattctagtggaaacgaattttgcaaagtctaaggtcaccacgagaagacctattaagtgggaagaaattaattttccaaccacatggactttggattcggttatatcccccagtcagataactgatactgttagtaatactgagtattctcatattactcaaaatccggatggtaggatttgcattcagtttgacgataatagttccacttatagtagacagtcattttctaataatagaaTGTTGCCTACTATTAATTCTAGTTATAACAGACATTCCTTTACTAGTCGTAGACTGTTGCCtgatattcaacacatttctcctgttgaaccagtctatggaccagctagaaatcgtgctgcatctttacacacaatttctactaaagtaggtgataaacctgttgaaagggttaagattaaccccaaaacaaatattgttcaggatagtgataatatttttgataaggatattccttctgcgtccgaaatggattttgaccccaatgattcttaatgattccacaccaaattgattttagtccagggtcacaagctagaggttatattcaaaaagaattttttactgataaatggaaccagtttaaaacttggttttttgatacttatagtaaggaagatttaaacaatatttcacaagagttttatgaaacttgtgctttatataatcaaattatgtattttgttccttggtttataaccacatatttaccactttttataaaagttttggaaagatcttataaagacgggagtggcaatattactaaagccatttaccctcctcaatcatcttttgttttacctaataatacaggtattacttttactgcatttcaaaaatttattgatgaagatgttgctgcagtcagcatcgcagaaattaataaattaatttctcaaaataattatttgagtttatatgttaaagttttgggtgaaaacgttagttttcttaataaaaaacttgatgatttaacaGTCTTGATTAAGGAGATGAATACGAAAAAGACTTTGACTGATATTGCCTCTtcttcaggaagcaaatcagaacctcagattgttgttactcatattcaaagacctcctgatattcaggattttaaatttaaatcttttggagacttagaagaacttcttgataaaaagttatccggtttgaatatcaaacccattgatttatcaaatgattttgctgataaattagattctacttttgactataaaaaggatgttttgtcagaatttaataaactcagaagttaccccaaaaagaataataagtttgcagatagcagatatgctgataaacctagaatgcagacttattattacaatcgtcctactcctcaagatgttttaatagaggaacgtgattggaatcagactaatacgtcttacagtggttccgaaatttacgaatggaatcttgatggtttgactgataggcagttaactattctagtacatagaatgcttatgtatgcaactatctgtaaaagtgtaaaaaatacagataggaatatttgcagaatgattgttgcaggttttactggccaacttcgtggctggtgggacaatTATTTGTCTGTCGAAGAAAGTGCAATGGTTATTAATGCTAAAGCCGTTGACGAAGGActtgataacttaggcatggccctagtggcaaatagagaagatgtcgtttatacccttattcttactatattagaacacttcaatggtagatttaccaaccaaaatgaaactgttcgtactctccttaatagctttagatgtaagactttaagtgagtttaggtggtataaagacacctttatgagtagagtgatggaactaccagaaaataagtttgaacattggaaagctaagttcatagatggccttccctcttTATTTGCCGAAAGAGTTAGAAAGGTTTTAAGAGGTAGTTATGGAGAAATTCCTTATGCAGACTATACCTATGGTAAATTAataggaatttgcacacaggAAGGATTAAACCTGTGCAATGAATTAAGATTGTCCAGACAACTTAAGATGGATAAGCTTAAAGAAAGAAACCAGTTAGGGGACTTTTGcgcccagttcggtttacccgaaaCTTTTACTCATAGGAAAaagaaacataagtatcatagataccccaaccaagacagtccttataggaaaaagagatctagatatagatccaaagaagaacgagaagccaagaaagcacatcgcaagtctactagatttaccaaaaataggtctaagcgagatcttgctgacattaagtgttataagtgtggtaaatttggccatatagctccaaattgtaagcttcaaaagctgaaaaccttaggactAGAAGATGAactacgtgataaggtttatagTTTGTTATATACTTCTGGATCGGAATCTGATTATTATTCTGAatcagaatccgaagctgaaattgatttgcttgatttatctgatagtgataaaaatattgataatacttgtacaacttgcaaaggtgatacatgtacttgtgatgatgaattttataaattacaatcacagTTTCAAGACctaaacatgaaaactattacttctgataatgtaatagaacttttaaaagaagttaatgatgaaaaacttcgtgaaaaaaattattaatttggctgctagttcaagttctaattcaagttctggttttgcaaaaccttttgaaaaagaatttgaatattccccgccttattccttactagaggttaataaccgtttgttaaacaaaaatgcatctccagcaagagattcttctttcgatgatttaaaaattgaagttgaaaacttaaaacgagagatcaaatctcttaaacaaaatcaaatgatttgtgatcataggattactcagattgagaaaatcaattctccagctgagaaatctaatgataaaaacaaaggtatttttgaaaatgatattgaagaaaaacctattaattttaatcctaaacatgatatgtttctaggaatgatgcaaattattactgctcataaatggtacatcaaatgtactattctcattgataatagtttctcaattacaaacattgccatgattgatagtggagcagatgttagctgcattcaagaaggtttagtacctacgaaatattttcaaaaaactactcatatggttagatctgcatccggacatgctttagatataaagtataaacttcctaatacgggtatttgtcagaataaagtctgtattcctcacttctttttcttggtaaaaaaccagttataccctccaattatacttggaacaccgtttattaacgccgtttatccttttactagcatagactcgaaaggttttactgctacttataaggataaagagataagttatacttttgttacagatccagtaactagagatattaatgctttaattgatatgaagcaaaaacatgttgattctttacaattagaaatgtttagtatgaatatatttgatactctgaattctactaaagtacaggaaaaaatcaaattgatttccgagcagattgctattgatatttgtgctgagcatcctagtgctttttggaatcgaaaaaagcatattgttactcttccatatgaagataatttcactgaggatgatattcctactaaatctcgaccttgtcagatgaatGCAGAATTGGTGGAATTTTAcaaaaaagagattgatagtctgctatcaaagggtttgataaaaccctcaaaatctccttggtcttgtacagctttttatgttaataacgcagctgaaaaggaacgtggtgttcctagattagtcattaattataagcccttgaataaatatttaaaatgggTTAGGTATCTtattcctaataaaagagatttattgtctagattatatgacgccaatatattttcaaaatttgatttaaaatctggttattggcagattcaaatatttaaagagcatacttatagaactgcttttaatgttccatttgggcaatatgaatggaatgttatgccttttggtttaaaaaatgccccttcagaattccaaaaaattatgaatgatattttcaacccttatctagacttcgtcattgtatatatcgatgacattttggtattttccaaaacacttgaaatgcatattaagcatttagatattttcaaaagaattgttatacaaaatggtttggtaatctcaaaacaaaaaatgagcttATTTCAAACTAACATTAGATTCCtaggacattatatttgtcaggggaagattactcctattcaacgatcgattgattttgcctcaaaatttcccgatgttattactgatagaactcagttacaaagatttttgggaagtttaaattatatttcacctttttataaagatctgtcacgtgatttagcccccttatatgataggttaaaaaagaattataaaagcccttggactgatagtcacaCTACTTTGGTAAAAATTATTAAAcaacgtgttaaatctttaccttgcttaacccttgctaatcctacatggcaaaaaattatagagactgatgcgtctaatattggttaTGGAGGGATATTAAAACAGATAAATCCCAATGATAAACATGAATATCTGATTAGATTTTATTCTGGTAAATGGTCTGAAGCCCAGAAAAAATACGCTGTtgtggcacatgaaatgttaaccatagtaaaatgtgttttaaaatttcaggacgacttatacaatcaaaagtttttgataaaaactgacgcacaatctgttaaatatatgtttaataaagattttaaacatgatgcctcaaaaatgatatttgcaagatggcaagctcaattagccccttttgattttgaaatacaatataaaaagggaattgataattctctgccagatttcttatctcgtgaatatttacaggatggaaccccctggggtaggggaagaggtagaggttggggaagatcatccccacagtccaaaggaaggtcatcaccttcgggatcgtcatacggatcctcatcaaactccccagttatacaaatgggaagaaggagtttagtcaatgagaggatatctctcagagaagaatcatcgattggaccatccgtccatctggaagatattccagaagatagtccgttatacgcacatttgcaggcatatttgactgctcaaaaacagaaagatacttctgttaagcaaagtaatacttttgcttccattactaaagatgacaatgatgatatcaagtcatacgagaaagtgccaaaaagagaaatgatatttctcttagaaaattctgacattcagagaaaagaagaaccatggaagatattccaaaggtatttgataaatgggttatattatccgggtgagtcatacaaaacccgttccTACTATGAAACGATACTGACCAGTACTGGAAGTGCAgattttcagcacttttctgggtatagcacagacgagaacgtttataacttctcgaagattataattaaacagattatatctgttgaagactggggtatatccacaatgaaggaaaggcagataagccttaacaaaaataaaatgaattttacttattgggattatatccaagcttttgataaagtattatactacaataatgatagacacaacatacttggtttataaaagtatgtgcaaagatatttgcaacaactgttcctaattggtttctaaactggtggtcataccacggtccaacaataaagattttaccagatccatttctcatgttatacaaagaatggataaaaatttctccttttattaACGATTTATaccacgcagatcatatctgctacccagaaaaaattaaccaaatatatttctttctggaattttctatcccttggatacacaaatggaatccagaagtcggattcactgaagaacaagtcccctgcttatataggactttttacaacaatttttgggacaagttaatgaagaaggatcccaaaacaaagaccttatatggtcaagagctcttggattcaatcgagatgaagatccaagaatattccagtaaacctcagaaagaggtaattgatgacagttcagtgaggcatattgccagaaggatctcctttcaagaaggagataaaacaGAGATGATTAACAGTTACTTGGAAGAGGTTAAAAGAAATTTACTGTCTTCCATTAATCAATATGAAAAGTCAGATACGTCAATGCAAAGTGAAACAAGCAACGATGATATTGCTGAAGATTCTCAGCCCATTGAAGCAGAAAGGATATTATCTGAAGAAGACTTACATGATACAGAAGAATTCATCCGCAAATTGAAAAAAGCGGAAAAGAAACCAGCACAGTGAAACAGCTGGACCCCACTCAaacagtgaagccgccggacctacagcatagtgaagccgccggacccactcgaacagtagatacactgttcatcaacagtaaatacactgtttctacagtagaaacactgttacAGGGACCCACGGGGACCCACTTTTACTGTTCatagattccttttctttttctatttatagaagtcatTCGTTCATCTTCGGGGCAGAGGTCAagactccctctctctagaactctctctctctctctctctaagtgtAAGTAAAGAGTTAGTTTGAAATTTGTAGATTGTAATagaagaacaaataaataaaagttttcagttcttcatcttcagggccttgcttcttgGCCACAAGGTACATACTTCTGTCTTTCTTAGTTTAGTttttcttctagtctctcctctctggccgtgacgatgtccggctaagagacttcatatctatgttgagtatctaacttctctcctatatacaCTATGAAAGCGACGGcatctattaaaatataaatgagttttatatatagagttttgacttggtgtcaagatggttggtacagtctgatataacactactcttattggctttgccttagtggctccgtctagccagccgtgaacctcagcccgataaaagagttaaaagggcatcttctttcacggttagaactgctagacacatgggctcaataaaagtatgtattatattatgacagaccccttgcttgagtaaaggtttttatatatatatatgtatatcgaatatatcgaatatagcttatatatcttaagttgtatatatagtatatactatactatactataatatatatacatcttactatatatattatatatatcttaagatgtatactatcgaatatgacttatatactatgtatatatagtatagtgtgtgtatatataagatgtatatatcttaagatatactatatatacatcttactatatatatatatatatatatatatatagtatactatgtatatatagtatatcttaagatgtatatatagtatattttaagatgtatactatgtatatataatatagtatatatatattttaagatgtatatatagtatataaatcgaatatagcttatatatctttattactatttttttctctaacttctataaaaaaaaaaatagaaagtttcTGTTGGGGCCCGCTTAGGCCCGCTTGGACCCGCTTAGGCCCACTTAGGCCGGGGACCAGCCCACTTAacccgggaccgttagttcgtggtcccggtcccgagccggttccagcaataagcccgcaaagcccgggaccgtttaggaccggatcgcataggaccggcccacttaggaccgggcccggcccacttgccacccttattcTAAACATAAAAGCTTTGGCTAAAACTTCtaactttgaaaaaaatacacttacaaaaaaaatgattttggatttggagaAGCTTGGTTAAACAGCTATTAGTCACCTGCAATTAGGTGTGCAAGTTATAGCACCATTGTAACAAGAGTAAAAGTTCTTTTTCAACAAGCTAAGAAATTACTGTATGAAAGAGGAAAAAGAATATACTCCGTATTAGACAACAGGACATCAGATGATTACAAACACTTAGCATATTATATGGTAAACTCTAAAGTTCATCATCTGAACTGACAAGGTCTAGTTCTATCATTTTTTCTTTAACCTGCACAGGTTTTTGTCCTGAATTattctgctgctgctgctgccccACTTTTGGTTTCTTGTGCTCAAAACTATGACTTGATCTGATTTCACTTAGATTCTTTCTCTTGGTGGAAGATGACCTGGAAAAAAGTAGATAACTCTGTCACCAAaatacataacataacataaGGTCAAAAAATAAACTCTTCTTTATTCCATCTCTTTCACCTTTCGTTTGTCCTATTTCTTGTTTGATCTCGGTCAGTAATAGATTCTTTGGTATTATTTGAGTTCAATTTTCCTGTAACTGAATAGAATAGTAATGAGCAAAAATACTACTATTAAAAATAACTGCTAGATGTAGGAGTACTCAGGTACAAGTACTAAAGTTTTTACCGGTCATTTGACTAAGAAACCTTATTCCTTGAGAATGTATATTGGTGGTCACTTTCCCTGCATTGCTGATCATAAATAAGTGTCAAGTAATGACTATTAACAATGAAGATAACTAATATGCAagtcaataatttttaaaattagagCTGTCACTACTAAATATTTTGAACAAACCTTAATGCCTTTTTCAAACCATCTACAGACAGTAATTTCAACGGTGCTGCAGACTTTGTAAAGTTTGTCTTGTCAGCTAAAGGGTTAACCATGTAAATTCCTTCTGACTTGAGATGATCTCTGAAACCTGTTCGTAGGTTCCTGAATTTGAAGTCCAACAGCAATTAGAGAGGTTAAAGTAAGTCATGAACAAAAAAAATCCTTTATTCTCAAAGTAAATGCAATATTGAGAGGTTGAGAAGTTAATAACTCACCCCCCTTTGAGTTCAGCCCTTGTTGTACTGGAGTATTTCTCAGATGTTCTCTAAAAgaacaagtaataaaaacaggataagttctttctttctttctttctttggatAGTAAATCAAGATTCAGTCAAAGAGAATACCCGAGGTTGGGGTGtgtgtggggtggggtgggggtgccAAAAGACTTAATTTACAAATGTAACACGTATTACAATGTATTTCTGGAGTGGTGTAGATTGGTTACCTGCTTATGGTAGCTGCAATATGTTCCACGCCGCCTGCAAATGTTATTAAAACATAAGTTCTATTACAAGGAGTACAACAAAATTACAGGTTACTACTGGCCTATTCAACATGCAATGATAGGTACAATAATTTTTGGTAAGAAGGATTACCAAAATCCCCTGCATAAGCAGTATGAACTGATTTTTTAAGGGAGCAGAAAACTAAATGCTGTAAAAACATGCTATTTCTTTCCTAAAGTCCAGAAAAAATGCAAATCATGCTCATGAAATTTGCATAAATAGCTCTGGACTGTGTTTCTGATTTGAGCATGAAATCTGCGTAAATAGCTCTGGACTGTGTTTCTGATTTGAATGTATCTCCCTTTTAGGGCAAGCTTTTTATTTCTGTACATAATTTAACCAACCAAAGACAGTAGCCATTTTATATGTATGATTAGCTTCTTTTACGAGATTAAAATTTAGATTCTTGTACCCTTGCCTTGTGAAGGACAACTGATAATTGGCTTAATGtatatgcatattttgatatatatcgcctcacattttgctcatgtctcgacgatttgagatgtttaatatgattatttgtgctaaattttggtatttctatgtgtagggatcattcggatgcaatttgggacgaaagggcgcgaattggagcgaaatcGGGACAAAAACGCAAAAAGTGAAATTTGAGGGCCACAGCGAGCGTGGGGCGCTCGCTGTGGCGCAATTTACAGTAGCCAAGAAATttgagcgcca
It encodes the following:
- the LOC107772839 gene encoding uncharacterized protein LOC107772839 isoform X1; this encodes MVNPLADKTNFTKSAAPLKLLSVDGLKKALSNAGKVTTNIHSQGIRFLSQMTVTGKLNSNNTKESITDRDQTRNRTNERSSSTKRKNLSEIRSSHSFEHKKPKVGQQQQQNNSGQKPVQVKEKMIELDLVSSDDEL
- the LOC107772839 gene encoding uncharacterized protein LOC107772839 isoform X2, yielding MVNPLADKTNFTKSAAPLKLLSVDGLKKALSNAGKVTTNIHSQGIRFLSQMTGKLNSNNTKESITDRDQTRNRTNERSSSTKRKNLSEIRSSHSFEHKKPKVGQQQQQNNSGQKPVQVKEKMIELDLVSSDDEL